A single genomic interval of Hafnia alvei harbors:
- a CDS encoding phage tail tape measure protein, with amino-acid sequence MSDKNLRLQVVLNAVDKLTRPFKMAQASTRALAQDVKNSRDALKRLDEAGQKLTSFNALSNAVRQTGNELEQAKLKAQMMTRELSQLETPTKKQTQALEVQWRAVNKLETKQRESVAQMGKARAELYRMGISAKSGEQATARITSETERYNAKLKEQERLLKRAGEQQRKLSAAKAQYGKTLDMRNRIAGAGATSTAAGLAIGAPVLGAVKSYSQIEDAMKGVAKQVNALLDDKGGRTAQYYELQKDIQRLSETLPMENGAADIAALVEGGARMGVTNDSDPWAKQKKDLLNFAAVSAKASKAFEMPADQLAEDLGKIAFLYKIPIGNLEELGDTLNYLDDNAQSKGADIINVMQRMGDIADKMDYKQAAALGSTFLSLGAAPEVAASASKAMVRELGIASMQSKRFIEGMNTLGLNANKLEKGISHNAVATIQDVLGRIKGLSKEKQLSVMTQLFGKEFGDDAQKLGLNIDEFIRQLGLTQKAGAKGSMQRESDIDKNSLSSQFLLLQTGVKNTFASLGETLRDPLLEVIDLAKHATGAFRRFVEENPRLAGGFIKAAAGVALLLAGIGGLLISMAGLIGPYAALRFFLSYMGVKIPNLIGLLGGLAKVFRVVGTAVLWLGRAMLANPLLAILAGIAMAAIYIWQNWDTLGPKIKALWASISQWTRETWDAITLFISNKWTEIVSGVQALPVQFVEAGRNMIDSLMAGINEKWETLKAKLTSLSNYLPDWMKSDKAVGPVSGAHGEPIPSPSGLGFAGMYDSGGTIPSGQFGIVGERGPELVNGPARVTGRKQTAVMAAVAALGMSPVVPAAAAPLHPFSLPAAEYRSAPVVAVKAASTSPAAGNHTEIHIHAAPNQSPQDIARMVMQAMDERDRKQQARANSGFSDRGIF; translated from the coding sequence ATGAGTGATAAAAATTTGCGGCTGCAGGTGGTCCTCAACGCCGTTGATAAACTAACCCGACCTTTCAAAATGGCACAGGCTAGCACGCGAGCGCTGGCCCAAGATGTTAAAAACTCCCGTGATGCGCTCAAGCGGCTTGATGAAGCCGGTCAAAAACTCACGTCATTTAATGCGCTATCCAATGCCGTCCGTCAGACGGGCAACGAATTAGAGCAGGCCAAGCTAAAAGCGCAGATGATGACGCGTGAGCTGTCCCAACTGGAAACCCCCACCAAGAAACAGACACAGGCGCTAGAGGTACAATGGCGCGCCGTGAATAAGCTGGAGACTAAGCAGCGTGAAAGCGTGGCTCAAATGGGGAAAGCACGCGCTGAACTTTACCGCATGGGTATTTCGGCCAAAAGTGGTGAACAAGCCACGGCGCGGATCACGTCTGAAACCGAGCGCTACAACGCGAAGTTAAAAGAGCAGGAACGGTTACTAAAACGCGCCGGTGAGCAACAGCGCAAACTCTCCGCAGCTAAGGCCCAATACGGCAAAACACTGGACATGCGTAACCGCATTGCCGGTGCGGGGGCAACATCGACGGCGGCAGGATTAGCCATCGGTGCGCCGGTTCTTGGTGCGGTAAAAAGTTACAGCCAGATTGAGGACGCCATGAAAGGCGTGGCCAAGCAGGTCAATGCTCTACTGGATGATAAGGGCGGACGCACGGCGCAGTATTACGAGCTGCAAAAAGACATCCAGCGCCTAAGTGAAACGCTGCCGATGGAGAACGGCGCGGCTGATATTGCCGCGTTGGTGGAAGGTGGCGCGCGTATGGGAGTCACTAACGACAGCGACCCGTGGGCGAAGCAGAAAAAAGACCTATTAAACTTTGCCGCTGTATCCGCAAAGGCATCCAAAGCCTTTGAAATGCCCGCAGATCAGTTAGCGGAAGATCTCGGCAAGATTGCGTTTCTGTACAAAATCCCTATTGGCAATTTGGAAGAGCTGGGCGACACGCTCAACTATCTGGACGATAACGCGCAATCCAAAGGGGCGGACATCATCAACGTGATGCAGCGCATGGGCGATATTGCCGACAAGATGGACTACAAACAGGCGGCAGCGTTGGGATCTACATTTCTTTCACTTGGTGCCGCGCCAGAGGTAGCAGCGTCAGCGAGTAAGGCGATGGTGCGTGAATTGGGGATCGCGTCCATGCAGAGCAAACGCTTTATTGAGGGGATGAACACGCTGGGGCTGAATGCGAATAAGCTGGAAAAAGGGATTTCCCATAATGCGGTGGCGACAATTCAGGACGTATTGGGGCGCATCAAGGGATTGTCTAAAGAAAAACAGCTCAGCGTGATGACTCAGCTGTTTGGCAAAGAGTTTGGCGATGATGCGCAGAAGCTAGGGCTTAACATTGATGAATTTATTCGCCAGCTCGGCCTAACGCAGAAAGCAGGGGCCAAAGGTTCAATGCAGCGTGAGTCTGACATTGATAAAAATTCTCTCTCTTCCCAGTTCTTACTGTTGCAAACCGGCGTCAAAAACACCTTTGCTTCACTGGGTGAAACGTTGCGTGATCCACTTCTAGAAGTGATCGACCTAGCAAAGCATGCCACCGGTGCCTTTCGCCGTTTTGTTGAAGAAAACCCAAGGCTGGCCGGTGGATTTATTAAAGCAGCGGCAGGAGTCGCTTTGCTATTGGCCGGTATTGGTGGGCTACTTATCTCAATGGCAGGGTTGATAGGGCCCTATGCGGCGTTACGATTTTTCCTGAGCTATATGGGAGTAAAAATCCCGAACCTAATCGGTTTACTCGGGGGGTTAGCGAAAGTCTTTCGTGTTGTTGGTACGGCGGTGTTGTGGTTAGGGCGTGCGATGTTAGCCAATCCTCTGCTGGCAATTCTGGCGGGCATTGCGATGGCCGCAATTTATATCTGGCAGAACTGGGACACGTTGGGACCCAAAATTAAGGCGCTGTGGGCCAGTATTAGCCAGTGGACCCGTGAGACATGGGACGCTATCACCCTGTTTATCTCGAATAAATGGACGGAGATTGTGTCCGGTGTTCAAGCGCTACCTGTGCAGTTTGTCGAGGCTGGCCGCAATATGATCGACAGCCTGATGGCGGGAATTAATGAGAAGTGGGAAACCCTGAAAGCCAAACTGACATCGTTATCCAACTATCTGCCTGATTGGATGAAATCAGATAAAGCAGTGGGACCGGTGAGCGGGGCGCATGGTGAGCCAATCCCGAGTCCGTCGGGGCTGGGCTTTGCGGGAATGTATGACAGTGGTGGCACCATTCCATCTGGTCAGTTTGGCATCGTTGGCGAGCGTGGGCCTGAATTGGTTAACGGCCCAGCGCGTGTTACCGGGCGAAAACAAACGGCGGTTATGGCGGCAGTGGCTGCGCTAGGGATGAGTCCGGTTGTTCCTGCGGCAGCTGCGCCTCTTCATCCGTTCAGTCTACCGGCGGCAGAGTATCGGTCTGCGCCGGTGGTAGCGGTCAAGGCGGCCAGTACATCACCGGCGGCAGGTAACCACACCGAGATCCATATTCACGCCGCGCCAAATCAATCGCCGCAGGATATTGCGCGCATGGTGATGCAGGCAATGGATGAGCGGGATCGTAAACAGCAGGCGCGGGCGAACAGTGGATTTAGTGACAGGGGGATTTTCTGA
- a CDS encoding phage major tail tube protein, whose translation MALPRKFKYLNMFSDGINWMGIVESFTLPKLTRKFEKYRGGGMNGSADIDLGLDDGALECEFTLGGTESLLFKQWGAAKADAVMLRFTGSIQRDDSGEVQAVEVVVRGRHKEIDGGDTKQGDSSTTKVSFSPTYYKLTINGEELIEVDTINMIERANGVDLLEAHRTAIGL comes from the coding sequence ATGGCATTACCTCGTAAGTTTAAGTATCTGAATATGTTTAGCGATGGCATCAACTGGATGGGGATTGTGGAATCTTTCACCCTGCCAAAGCTGACCCGTAAGTTTGAAAAATACCGTGGCGGCGGCATGAACGGCTCGGCGGATATTGATTTGGGTCTGGATGACGGTGCGCTGGAGTGTGAATTTACGCTGGGCGGCACGGAATCGCTGTTGTTTAAGCAGTGGGGGGCGGCGAAGGCGGACGCGGTGATGCTGCGTTTTACCGGCTCCATTCAGCGCGATGATTCCGGCGAAGTGCAGGCCGTCGAAGTGGTGGTGCGTGGACGCCATAAAGAAATTGATGGTGGTGATACCAAGCAGGGCGACAGCTCAACGACCAAAGTCAGTTTCTCACCGACGTATTACAAATTAACGATTAACGGCGAAGAGCTGATCGAAGTTGACACCATCAACATGATTGAGCGCGCAAACGGCGTTGATTTGCTTGAAGCGCACCGCACGGCCATTGGCCTGTAG
- a CDS encoding phage tail sheath protein, whose amino-acid sequence MAQDYHHGVRVQEINEGTRTITTVSTAIIGMVCTGDDADQTAFPLNKPVLITDVLTAIGKAGTTGTLAQSLDAIADQCKPVVVVVRVEQGETEAETTTNIIGSVTAEGKKTGLKALLAAQAQLGVKPRILGAPAHDTQAVATELASIAQQLRGFAYVSAYGCKTIEEVITYRENFSQRELMLIWPDFISWDTVTNADTTAFATARALGLRAKIDEETGWHKSLSNVGVNGVTGLSADVFWDLQDPATEAGLLNQNDITTLIRKDGFRFWGSRCCSDEPLFAFECYTRTAQVLADTMAEAHMWAIDKPLTPSLVRDIIEGINAKLREMVSGGYLLGGRCYLDPDSNTKETLKAGKLLLDYDYTPVPPLENLMLRQRITDSYLMDFTSKVKA is encoded by the coding sequence ATGGCTCAAGATTATCACCACGGTGTACGTGTCCAAGAAATTAACGAAGGCACGCGCACCATCACTACTGTCAGTACGGCCATCATTGGGATGGTTTGCACTGGCGACGATGCGGACCAAACCGCGTTCCCCCTCAATAAGCCCGTGCTTATCACGGATGTATTAACCGCAATCGGTAAAGCAGGCACCACCGGCACATTGGCGCAATCCTTGGATGCGATTGCGGACCAGTGTAAGCCCGTTGTGGTGGTGGTTCGTGTAGAGCAGGGAGAAACCGAAGCGGAAACCACGACCAATATTATTGGCTCGGTCACCGCAGAGGGTAAGAAAACCGGACTAAAAGCGTTATTGGCCGCGCAGGCTCAGTTGGGCGTTAAACCGCGCATTCTAGGTGCTCCCGCACATGATACACAGGCCGTTGCCACCGAGCTGGCTTCAATTGCGCAGCAACTGCGTGGCTTTGCTTATGTGAGCGCCTATGGCTGCAAAACCATCGAAGAAGTGATCACCTATCGTGAGAATTTTAGCCAGCGTGAGCTGATGCTGATCTGGCCGGACTTTATCAGTTGGGACACGGTGACCAATGCCGATACCACCGCTTTTGCGACGGCGCGCGCGTTGGGACTGCGAGCCAAAATTGACGAGGAGACAGGCTGGCATAAATCCCTGTCTAACGTCGGCGTGAACGGCGTCACCGGTCTATCCGCAGATGTGTTTTGGGATTTGCAAGATCCTGCCACCGAAGCTGGATTACTCAACCAGAACGACATCACCACGCTTATCCGCAAAGATGGCTTTCGTTTTTGGGGTTCCCGCTGCTGCTCGGACGAACCGCTGTTTGCCTTTGAATGTTACACCCGTACCGCACAGGTGTTGGCTGACACGATGGCCGAAGCCCATATGTGGGCGATTGATAAGCCGCTGACGCCATCGCTGGTGCGCGACATTATCGAGGGCATTAACGCCAAGCTACGTGAAATGGTCTCTGGGGGGTATCTGCTGGGTGGGCGTTGCTATCTCGATCCTGATAGCAATACCAAAGAAACCCTAAAGGCGGGCAAGCTGTTGCTGGATTACGACTACACCCCCGTCCCTCCGCTGGAAAACCTGATGTTACGCCAGCGTATCACTGACTCGTACTTGATGGATTTCACATCAAAGGTGAAGGCTTAA
- a CDS encoding GpE family phage tail protein, producing MADVATIFHWSPAVTDDMSLPELLEWRHRAILRSGASDE from the coding sequence GTGGCGGACGTTGCCACTATTTTCCACTGGTCACCTGCCGTCACTGACGACATGTCACTGCCTGAATTGCTGGAGTGGCGGCACCGAGCTATTTTACGCAGTGGTGCTAGTGATGAGTGA
- a CDS encoding ogr/Delta-like zinc finger family protein, whose amino-acid sequence MMNCPLCGCPAHTRSSFTVTSETKERYHQCTNINCSLTFVSHETVVRLISKPQLINMVEPHPAKNGQSVLAF is encoded by the coding sequence ATGATGAATTGTCCACTATGCGGGTGTCCAGCACATACGCGAAGCAGTTTTACCGTCACTAGCGAAACTAAAGAACGCTATCACCAGTGCACAAATATCAATTGTAGCCTGACATTTGTTTCTCATGAAACGGTGGTTAGGCTCATATCTAAACCGCAACTAATAAATATGGTTGAGCCGCATCCAGCTAAAAATGGTCAGTCAGTTTTAGCCTTTTAA
- a CDS encoding tail fiber assembly protein, with protein MIYKNFTLCETERAEDGALHLQSEDGQDWYDVREKLSAEKLKIAYQADGVIRQQSYNAVELFPENLSIAEVSKKAIPKDFPDRLDGNWIFDGKKIAPRVVPESELLAQAEETRAQLMAEANQKITPLQDAVDLGMATEAEEASLTAWRTYRVLLSRVDTSAAPIVAWPELPAV; from the coding sequence ATGATTTATAAAAATTTCACACTGTGCGAAACAGAACGCGCGGAGGATGGCGCACTACATCTCCAGTCTGAGGACGGTCAAGATTGGTATGATGTGCGTGAAAAATTAAGTGCGGAAAAGCTAAAAATTGCCTATCAAGCGGATGGGGTTATCCGTCAGCAAAGCTACAACGCGGTCGAGTTATTCCCTGAAAATCTTTCTATTGCGGAAGTGAGCAAAAAAGCGATTCCAAAAGATTTTCCCGATCGGCTCGACGGTAATTGGATTTTTGACGGTAAGAAGATAGCGCCTCGCGTGGTGCCTGAATCTGAATTGCTCGCTCAGGCCGAAGAAACCCGCGCGCAGCTTATGGCCGAAGCCAATCAAAAAATCACGCCGTTACAGGATGCGGTTGATTTAGGAATGGCAACAGAAGCGGAAGAAGCCAGTCTGACGGCATGGCGTACATATCGAGTGTTACTGAGTCGGGTCGATACGTCAGCGGCACCTATTGTGGCTTGGCCGGAACTCCCCGCAGTGTGA
- the mug gene encoding G/U mismatch-specific DNA glycosylase: MLQDIIAPDLRVIFCGINPGLSSAHQGFHFANPTNRFWKVIHLAGFTQRQLAPQDERHLLDTGCGITALVSRPTVTAAEVTREELRAGGDALEQKILRYQPQSIAILGKQAYTQAFGIRKVEWGRQEKMIGKTQIWVLPNPSGLSRITVDELVASYRVLNDALGR, from the coding sequence ATGCTTCAGGACATAATAGCTCCCGACCTTCGTGTTATTTTTTGTGGGATCAACCCGGGATTAAGTTCGGCGCATCAGGGATTCCATTTTGCTAATCCGACAAATCGCTTCTGGAAAGTCATTCATTTAGCTGGATTCACCCAGCGCCAGCTGGCTCCACAGGATGAGCGGCATCTGCTGGATACCGGCTGTGGTATTACTGCGTTAGTTTCTCGTCCCACCGTCACGGCTGCGGAAGTTACGCGTGAAGAGCTGCGAGCAGGCGGTGACGCGCTTGAGCAAAAGATCTTGCGCTATCAGCCCCAATCTATCGCTATCCTTGGTAAGCAGGCGTACACGCAGGCATTTGGCATTCGAAAGGTGGAGTGGGGGCGCCAAGAGAAGATGATTGGGAAAACCCAAATTTGGGTGCTGCCAAACCCGAGTGGCCTGAGCCGTATCACCGTTGATGAACTGGTGGCGAGCTATCGGGTTCTCAATGATGCACTTGGTCGATAA
- a CDS encoding phage tail assembly protein, with protein MTTTKKNDVAPPVTVDIATGEVTEKTVDLDTPIQRGNTTIKQIVVRKPQSGALRGCRLQALMEMDVDNMTLVLPRVTTPALTRAEVLMLDPADLITLSTEVVLFLLPNRVKSDIPTA; from the coding sequence ATGACAACGACGAAGAAAAACGACGTGGCACCGCCTGTAACCGTAGATATTGCCACCGGCGAAGTGACCGAAAAAACCGTGGATTTAGATACACCCATTCAACGTGGAAATACCACTATCAAGCAGATTGTGGTGCGCAAACCGCAGTCGGGGGCATTACGCGGTTGCCGTCTACAAGCGCTGATGGAAATGGATGTGGACAACATGACGCTGGTTTTGCCGCGTGTGACAACGCCAGCGCTCACCCGCGCCGAAGTCCTGATGCTAGATCCGGCGGACTTGATCACCTTGAGTACGGAGGTGGTGCTTTTTTTGCTGCCGAATCGGGTGAAGTCCGATATCCCGACAGCTTAA
- the rpoD gene encoding RNA polymerase sigma factor RpoD gives MEQNPQSQLKLLVTKGKEQGYLTYAEVNDHLPEDIVDSDQIEDIIQMINDMGIQVMEEAPDADDLMLAENIADEDAAEAAVQVLSSVESEIGRTTDPVRMYMREMGTVELLTREGEIDIAKRIEDGINQVQCSVAEYPEAITYLLEQYDRVEAEEARLSDIITGFVDPNAEEDLAPTATNVGSELSSEDLNDDDEEEDEDDDSEDDNSIDPELARQKFSELREQYEKTRVAIKTHGRSHAKAAEEILNLSEVFKQFRLVPKQFDYLVNNMRQMMDRVRTQERLIMKLCVEQSKMPKKNFITLFTGNETNTTWFEAALAMAKPWGEKLKDVREDVERSLQKLHQIEEETGLTIEQVKDINRRMSIGEAKARRAKKEMVEANLRLVISIAKKYTNRGLQFLDLIQEGNIGLMKAVDKFEYRRGYKFSTYATWWIRQAITRSIADQARTIRIPVHMIETINKLNRISRQMLQEMGREPTPEELAERMMMPEDKIRKVLKIAKEPISMETPIGDDEDSHLGDFIEDTTLELPLDSATSESLRSATRDVLSGLTAREAKVLRMRFGIDMNTDHTLEEVGKQFDVTRERIRQIEAKALRKLRHPSRSEVLRSFLDD, from the coding sequence ATGGAGCAAAACCCGCAGTCACAGCTAAAACTTCTTGTTACCAAGGGCAAGGAGCAAGGCTACCTGACCTATGCTGAGGTCAATGACCATCTGCCGGAAGATATCGTCGACTCCGACCAGATCGAAGACATCATCCAGATGATTAATGACATGGGTATTCAGGTGATGGAAGAAGCACCTGACGCCGATGATTTGATGCTGGCAGAAAACATTGCTGACGAAGATGCTGCCGAAGCCGCTGTGCAGGTATTATCAAGCGTAGAATCCGAGATCGGCCGCACGACTGACCCCGTCCGCATGTATATGCGTGAAATGGGTACCGTTGAACTTCTGACCCGTGAAGGCGAAATCGACATCGCTAAACGTATCGAAGACGGTATCAATCAGGTTCAGTGTTCTGTTGCCGAGTACCCGGAAGCAATTACCTACCTGCTTGAACAGTATGACCGTGTAGAGGCAGAAGAAGCTCGTCTGTCCGATATCATTACCGGTTTTGTCGACCCTAACGCAGAAGAAGATTTGGCGCCAACCGCGACCAACGTCGGTTCTGAACTCTCTTCAGAAGATCTGAATGACGACGATGAAGAAGAAGACGAAGACGACGACAGCGAAGATGACAACAGCATCGACCCTGAACTGGCGCGTCAGAAATTCTCTGAACTGCGTGAACAGTATGAAAAAACACGCGTAGCGATCAAAACTCATGGCCGCAGCCACGCGAAAGCAGCAGAAGAGATCCTGAATCTTTCTGAAGTTTTCAAACAGTTCCGTTTAGTGCCGAAGCAGTTTGACTATCTGGTCAACAACATGCGTCAGATGATGGATCGCGTTCGTACGCAAGAACGCCTGATCATGAAGCTGTGTGTTGAACAGAGCAAAATGCCGAAGAAAAACTTCATCACCCTATTCACCGGCAACGAAACCAACACTACTTGGTTCGAAGCAGCGCTGGCTATGGCTAAGCCATGGGGCGAGAAGCTGAAAGACGTACGTGAAGACGTTGAACGTAGCCTGCAAAAACTGCATCAGATCGAAGAAGAAACCGGTCTGACCATCGAGCAGGTTAAAGACATCAACCGTCGTATGTCTATCGGCGAAGCTAAAGCGCGCCGTGCGAAGAAAGAGATGGTTGAGGCGAACTTACGTCTGGTTATTTCTATCGCGAAGAAATACACCAACCGTGGCCTTCAGTTCCTGGATCTGATTCAGGAAGGTAACATCGGTTTGATGAAAGCGGTTGATAAGTTTGAATATCGCCGTGGTTACAAGTTCTCCACCTATGCAACATGGTGGATCCGTCAGGCGATTACCCGTTCTATCGCGGACCAGGCGCGTACCATCCGTATCCCGGTACATATGATTGAGACCATTAACAAACTCAACCGTATTTCCCGCCAGATGCTACAAGAGATGGGCCGTGAGCCGACGCCGGAAGAGCTGGCTGAACGCATGATGATGCCAGAAGACAAGATCCGCAAAGTGCTGAAAATTGCAAAAGAGCCGATCTCAATGGAAACCCCAATCGGTGATGATGAAGATTCACATCTGGGCGACTTCATTGAAGATACCACGCTTGAATTGCCGCTGGACTCTGCAACTTCCGAGAGCCTGCGTTCTGCAACGCGTGACGTCCTGTCTGGTCTGACCGCGCGTGAAGCTAAAGTCCTGCGTATGCGTTTCGGTATCGATATGAATACTGACCATACTCTGGAAGAAGTGGGTAAACAGTTCGACGTTACCCGTGAGCGTATTCGTCAGATCGAAGCGAAGGCACTGCGCAAACTGCGCCACCCAAGCCGTTCTGAAGTATTACGCAGCTTCTTGGACGATTAA
- a CDS encoding phage late control D family protein, whose product MIAMDWVRGQESAPAFSLMMEGKDITANIEKRLMSLTLTDNRGFEVDQLDIELDDADGALALPRRGVVLTLSLGWKGQALTPKGQFVVDEIEHSGAPDKLTLRARSADFRDTLNIQREASYHDKTLGDIVTTIAKRNKLDVALDSTLEKVKIPHVDQTNESDGSFLTRLAKQEGAVASVKGGKLLFIRQGQGRTASGKPIPAVTIVRGDGDQHRFGLADRGAYTGVTASWLNTREPKKKEQVAVKRKRKTKSKAKPKEPEAKQGDYLMGTEGNVLVLGHTYANKGNAERAAKAAWQKLQRGVATFSIQLARGRAELYPEMPVKVQGFKAEIDSADWLLTTVTHSLSGGGYTTALELEVKIDDLDME is encoded by the coding sequence ATGATCGCGATGGATTGGGTGAGGGGGCAGGAAAGTGCCCCCGCGTTCAGCCTGATGATGGAAGGCAAAGACATTACGGCCAACATCGAAAAGCGCCTGATGTCGCTCACATTGACGGATAACCGTGGCTTTGAAGTGGACCAACTGGATATTGAATTAGACGACGCTGACGGCGCGTTAGCGTTACCGCGTCGTGGCGTCGTACTGACGCTCTCGCTAGGTTGGAAAGGTCAAGCACTGACCCCGAAAGGGCAGTTTGTGGTCGATGAAATAGAGCATTCTGGTGCGCCGGACAAACTTACCTTGCGTGCGCGTAGTGCTGATTTTCGGGACACCCTAAACATCCAACGTGAGGCCTCGTACCACGACAAAACGCTGGGCGACATCGTGACGACCATTGCCAAGCGCAACAAGCTGGACGTGGCATTGGATAGCACGCTGGAGAAGGTAAAAATCCCCCACGTCGATCAAACCAACGAGTCAGACGGCAGCTTTTTAACGCGGTTGGCAAAGCAAGAAGGTGCTGTGGCCTCGGTGAAAGGGGGCAAGTTGCTGTTTATTCGCCAAGGGCAGGGCAGAACGGCCAGCGGCAAACCTATCCCTGCAGTCACTATCGTGCGCGGTGATGGTGACCAGCACCGCTTTGGATTGGCTGATCGTGGGGCTTATACCGGCGTTACTGCGAGCTGGTTAAATACGCGAGAGCCAAAGAAAAAAGAGCAGGTAGCGGTCAAGCGTAAACGTAAAACCAAAAGTAAGGCTAAACCTAAAGAGCCGGAGGCTAAGCAAGGGGATTACTTGATGGGAACCGAAGGCAATGTGTTGGTGTTGGGCCACACCTATGCCAATAAGGGGAACGCTGAGAGAGCGGCAAAGGCAGCATGGCAAAAGTTGCAGCGCGGGGTGGCAACATTTTCCATCCAGTTGGCCCGTGGCCGTGCCGAGTTATACCCAGAAATGCCGGTTAAGGTTCAGGGATTCAAAGCGGAAATAGACTCAGCGGACTGGCTGCTAACGACGGTCACCCATTCTTTAAGCGGTGGCGGGTACACAACGGCGCTAGAGCTGGAAGTGAAGATTGATGATCTAGATATGGAATAG
- a CDS encoding phage tail protein, whose translation MMLTLGLFVFMLQTVPYQELQLQKAWRHATNSRVGLRPSSQFLGPDTDTVTLTGQLFPALTGGRLSMLTLEMMAETGKAWSLLDGAGTIYGMFVIESINQTKKVFFSDGSARQIEFTITLKRVDESLAEMFGDLSDQLKQMKDSATGALSGMLP comes from the coding sequence ATGATGCTAACGCTGGGATTATTTGTGTTTATGTTGCAAACGGTGCCTTATCAGGAGCTACAGCTGCAAAAGGCATGGCGTCACGCGACGAATAGCCGAGTGGGTCTGCGTCCCTCGTCGCAGTTTTTGGGGCCGGATACTGACACCGTGACGCTGACAGGGCAGCTATTCCCCGCCTTAACTGGTGGTCGGCTCTCTATGTTGACGCTGGAGATGATGGCGGAAACCGGCAAAGCATGGTCTTTGTTGGATGGGGCGGGGACGATTTACGGCATGTTTGTGATTGAGAGTATCAACCAAACCAAAAAAGTCTTTTTTAGCGATGGTTCGGCGCGCCAGATTGAGTTCACCATTACGTTAAAGCGCGTGGATGAATCACTGGCTGAAATGTTTGGCGATCTATCTGACCAGCTTAAGCAGATGAAAGACAGTGCAACCGGTGCATTAAGTGGGATGCTGCCATGA